From the Shewanella amazonensis SB2B genome, one window contains:
- a CDS encoding ATP-binding protein — translation MISIRAKLSLWLTGLVIVSTIIGLFLFESMLRQAFHDSIINRLEEDLEHVILATHMQDGDIGIDSSMLSGFYRPAYSGRYYQLNLPDEVIRSRSLWDQQLAITPLAPSETRVWQARGPKNHDMQLLSVGLKSQNGKIQATLTVAQDLSIGRRVFSEIYGTKLMVNLGMLLAMITGIFLVLRQSFKPLRKIKEALSRLRDGDIDRLALDSIPAELHPLAATYNELLEYTGKQIARSRNNLGNLSHGLKTPLAVMQQQVEALGLSDPEMADAMQQQLDLIRKMIERKLAAARVTGDMLPAAQMQIPRDLDSLTNTLNKVHRHKDIHFSIDIARGLHRLPIHREDGMELIGNLLDNACKWAKGEVSLRLYPLDNRLWLDIEDDGPGVADDALSQLTERGKRLDEAVMGHGIGLSIVKEICEQYELKLDFSRGVRLGGLKVSIGFALTS, via the coding sequence ATGATCTCCATTCGGGCCAAGCTGAGCCTGTGGTTAACCGGCCTGGTGATAGTCAGCACTATCATCGGGCTGTTTTTGTTTGAGTCCATGCTCAGACAAGCCTTTCACGACTCCATCATTAATCGTCTCGAAGAAGATCTGGAACACGTGATCCTTGCCACCCACATGCAGGATGGCGACATCGGCATAGACTCCTCCATGCTGTCCGGCTTCTATCGCCCCGCTTACTCAGGCCGTTACTACCAGCTGAACCTGCCCGATGAGGTCATCCGCTCACGCTCCCTGTGGGACCAGCAACTGGCCATTACGCCACTGGCACCGAGTGAAACCCGGGTCTGGCAAGCCCGCGGCCCCAAAAACCACGACATGCAGCTGCTCAGTGTGGGGCTAAAGTCCCAGAATGGCAAGATTCAGGCCACCCTTACCGTGGCCCAAGACTTGAGTATTGGCCGTAGGGTATTCAGCGAGATTTATGGCACCAAGCTGATGGTCAATCTCGGCATGCTGCTTGCCATGATAACGGGTATCTTTCTGGTATTGCGCCAGTCCTTCAAGCCGCTGCGTAAGATTAAAGAAGCCCTGTCACGCTTAAGAGATGGCGACATCGATCGGCTGGCACTGGATAGCATTCCGGCCGAGCTGCATCCCCTCGCAGCCACCTACAACGAGCTATTGGAATACACAGGCAAACAGATTGCCCGTAGCCGCAACAACCTGGGTAACTTAAGCCATGGTCTGAAAACGCCATTGGCGGTGATGCAACAACAAGTGGAAGCCCTGGGGCTCAGCGACCCTGAAATGGCAGACGCCATGCAGCAACAGCTGGATCTCATCCGCAAGATGATCGAGCGCAAGCTCGCGGCGGCCCGGGTCACCGGTGATATGCTGCCTGCGGCGCAAATGCAGATCCCAAGGGATCTGGATAGCCTGACCAACACCCTGAACAAGGTGCATCGCCACAAAGATATCCACTTCAGTATCGACATCGCCCGCGGCCTGCATCGACTGCCCATTCACCGGGAAGACGGCATGGAACTGATTGGCAACCTGCTGGATAACGCCTGTAAGTGGGCAAAAGGGGAAGTCTCCCTGCGCCTCTACCCGCTGGATAATCGCCTATGGCTGGATATTGAGGACGATGGTCCCGGCGTTGCCGACGATGCACTGTCGCAGCTTACAGAGCGTGGCAAACGCCTCGATGAGGCCGTGATGGGCCATGGCATTGGCCTGTCCATCGTGAAAGAAATCTGCGAGCAATATGAGCTGAAATTGGATTTCAGCCGTGGTGTGCGCCTTGGTGGCCTCAAGGTCAGTATAGGATTTGCGCTGACGTCCTGA
- a CDS encoding DUF1338 domain-containing protein, whose amino-acid sequence MHTDVNALFAALWQDYIEMTPSAAKVHKLLGKGEAIINDHIALRTFNLAKVNLEVLAAHFEALGYVACADYNFDKKKLRAKHFEHPDSTQPKVFISELLVEEFSPQLQVIVKDMVEQVDAAATKAENFLYSGRHWKLDFVTYEKLLAESEYAAWVAAFGYRANHFTVSINHLPGYTSILEVNDTLKQGDFVLNAVGGEVKGSPAELLEQSSTMADRIAVTFDDKTVELPSCFYEFALRYPKADGELYTGFVAASADKIFESTNVN is encoded by the coding sequence ATGCACACTGACGTAAATGCTTTGTTTGCCGCTCTCTGGCAGGACTATATCGAAATGACCCCGTCTGCGGCCAAGGTGCACAAACTGCTTGGCAAGGGCGAAGCCATCATCAACGACCATATCGCCCTGCGTACCTTTAACCTTGCCAAGGTGAATCTGGAGGTGCTGGCTGCACACTTTGAGGCGCTTGGCTATGTTGCCTGTGCCGATTACAACTTTGACAAGAAAAAGCTGCGTGCCAAGCACTTCGAGCATCCCGACAGCACACAGCCAAAGGTCTTCATTTCTGAGCTCCTGGTGGAAGAGTTCAGCCCCCAGTTGCAGGTCATAGTCAAAGACATGGTTGAGCAGGTGGATGCGGCGGCGACCAAGGCTGAGAATTTCCTCTACTCAGGTCGTCACTGGAAACTGGACTTTGTCACCTACGAGAAGCTTTTGGCCGAGAGTGAGTATGCGGCTTGGGTGGCGGCCTTTGGTTATCGCGCCAACCACTTTACCGTGTCGATTAATCACCTGCCCGGTTACACCAGTATTCTTGAGGTGAATGACACCCTTAAGCAGGGAGACTTTGTACTGAACGCCGTCGGTGGTGAAGTGAAAGGCTCACCTGCCGAGCTGCTTGAGCAGTCATCCACCATGGCCGACCGTATTGCGGTGACGTTTGATGATAAAACCGTTGAGCTGCCGAGCTGCTTTTACGAGTTTGCCCTGCGGTATCCCAAGGCCGATGGCGAGCTTTACACCGGCTTTGTGGCGGCCTCTGCCGACAAGATTTTCGAGAGTACCAACGTAAACTGA
- the astD gene encoding succinylglutamate-semialdehyde dehydrogenase, producing the protein MTQFINGQWLAGEGKEMQSKNPANGEVIWQGKAAVPAQVQAAVMAARDAQFEWFMLGFEGRQAIVEAYRNELEANKAELAEVIAQETGKPRWETATEAAAMIGKIGLSVSAYHKRTGTEVNEGAAGRAVLRHKPHGVVAVFGPYNFPGHLPNGHIVPALLAGNTVVFKPSELTPKVAELMLKLWEKAGLPAGVINLVQGEVETGKALASHPQLDGLFFTGSSRTGHLLHQQYAGHPGKILALEMGGNNPLIVKGVSDTRAAIHDIIQSAFISSGQRCTCARRLYVEKGAEGDKLLAGLVEAVKAIKVGPWNADPQPFMGSMISETAAKGMLDAQRNLLNLGAKSLVEMTHLQAGTGLVSPGLIDVTEVIELPDEEYFGPLLQVVRYTSFDEAIRLANDTRYGLSAGILADDKADYEYFLARIRAGIVNWNKQITGASGAAPFGGVGASGNHRASAFYAADYCAYPVASMEADSVTLPASLSPGLTL; encoded by the coding sequence ATGACGCAATTTATCAATGGCCAGTGGCTCGCTGGCGAAGGCAAAGAGATGCAGTCAAAAAACCCCGCCAACGGCGAGGTGATTTGGCAGGGTAAGGCCGCTGTGCCTGCTCAGGTACAAGCGGCTGTGATGGCGGCCCGCGATGCTCAGTTTGAATGGTTTATGCTGGGCTTTGAAGGCCGTCAGGCCATCGTTGAAGCCTACCGCAATGAACTTGAGGCCAACAAGGCAGAGCTTGCCGAGGTGATAGCCCAGGAAACCGGTAAGCCACGCTGGGAAACCGCCACCGAGGCCGCTGCCATGATTGGCAAAATCGGCTTGTCTGTCAGTGCCTATCACAAGCGTACCGGCACCGAAGTGAACGAGGGCGCTGCAGGCCGCGCTGTGCTGCGCCATAAGCCCCACGGTGTGGTGGCGGTGTTTGGTCCCTACAACTTCCCCGGTCACCTGCCCAACGGTCACATAGTGCCCGCGCTGCTGGCGGGCAATACAGTAGTGTTCAAACCCTCAGAGCTGACGCCAAAAGTGGCCGAGTTGATGTTGAAGCTATGGGAGAAGGCTGGCCTGCCAGCCGGTGTTATCAACCTGGTGCAGGGCGAGGTGGAAACCGGCAAGGCGCTGGCGTCACATCCACAGCTCGACGGCCTTTTCTTCACCGGCAGCTCCCGCACCGGTCACTTGCTGCATCAGCAGTATGCCGGGCATCCGGGTAAGATTCTGGCGCTTGAGATGGGGGGTAACAATCCACTCATCGTTAAAGGTGTGAGCGATACCCGCGCTGCCATCCACGACATCATTCAATCAGCCTTTATCTCTTCCGGTCAGCGCTGTACCTGTGCCCGTCGCCTGTACGTTGAAAAAGGCGCCGAGGGTGACAAATTGCTGGCCGGTTTGGTCGAAGCCGTTAAAGCAATCAAGGTAGGCCCCTGGAATGCTGACCCTCAGCCTTTTATGGGCTCAATGATTTCGGAAACCGCAGCCAAAGGCATGCTGGACGCTCAACGTAACCTGCTCAACCTCGGAGCCAAATCCCTGGTGGAGATGACACATCTGCAAGCCGGTACCGGCCTGGTGTCTCCCGGTTTGATTGATGTGACCGAAGTAATTGAACTGCCTGACGAAGAATACTTTGGCCCCTTATTGCAGGTGGTGCGTTACACCAGTTTCGACGAGGCTATCCGTCTGGCCAACGACACCCGCTATGGCCTGTCTGCCGGCATTCTGGCCGATGATAAAGCCGATTATGAGTACTTCCTGGCCCGTATTCGCGCCGGCATTGTGAACTGGAACAAGCAGATCACAGGCGCATCAGGCGCGGCACCTTTCGGTGGCGTGGGCGCCTCGGGTAACCACAGAGCCAGCGCCTTCTATGCGGCCGACTACTGTGCCTATCCGGTGGCATCCATGGAGGCAGACAGTGTCACGCTGCCCGCCAGCCTGAGTCCTGGTCTGACGTTATAA
- the astA gene encoding arginine N-succinyltransferase, whose translation MLIIRPIRASDFDALYRIAVESGHGFTSLPVNEDLLRRKIARSEASFQKVVETPYDEGYLMVLEDTQTQEVVGTCALEAAVGMEDAFYHYRLGTEVYHSQQINVRNEVETLTLCHDYTGAAELCTLFLRGAYRKDNNGRMLSRSRFLFLAQHANRFGETVIAEMRGVSDENGNSPFYGWLQKHFLGIDFVEADYLSGLGRKAFMAEMMPRNPVYVCLLPEEAQKVIGEVHTNTRPALSLLRAEGFRCRGYVDIFDGGPTVECNLQDIRGVRESRLLTVRIGEMPASDDSFILSNTQLVDYRATSVELMVSSDSDEVILSPELAAGLLVSDGEQVRVLAI comes from the coding sequence ATGTTGATCATTCGTCCAATCCGGGCCAGCGATTTTGATGCCCTGTACCGCATTGCGGTGGAGTCGGGCCACGGCTTCACTTCACTGCCGGTTAACGAAGACTTGTTGCGTCGCAAAATAGCGCGCTCTGAAGCCTCTTTTCAAAAGGTCGTGGAAACCCCTTACGATGAAGGCTACCTGATGGTGCTCGAAGACACACAGACCCAGGAAGTGGTGGGCACCTGTGCACTCGAGGCCGCCGTGGGGATGGAAGATGCCTTCTACCATTATCGTCTCGGCACCGAGGTATATCATTCGCAGCAAATCAATGTGCGCAACGAAGTTGAGACCCTCACCCTCTGTCACGACTACACAGGCGCCGCCGAGCTTTGCACCCTGTTTTTGCGTGGGGCGTATCGCAAAGACAACAATGGTCGCATGCTCTCCCGCAGCCGTTTTCTGTTTTTGGCCCAGCACGCCAATCGTTTCGGGGAAACCGTGATTGCCGAAATGCGTGGTGTCAGCGATGAAAACGGCAATTCCCCGTTTTATGGCTGGCTGCAAAAGCACTTCCTCGGTATCGACTTTGTCGAAGCCGACTATCTCTCTGGTTTGGGACGCAAAGCCTTTATGGCCGAGATGATGCCCAGAAACCCGGTATATGTGTGTTTGCTCCCCGAAGAAGCCCAGAAGGTGATTGGCGAAGTGCATACAAACACCCGTCCGGCCTTGAGTTTGCTGCGGGCCGAAGGTTTCCGCTGCCGCGGATATGTGGACATATTCGACGGTGGCCCAACGGTGGAGTGCAATCTGCAGGATATCCGCGGCGTGCGCGAAAGCCGCCTGCTGACGGTTCGCATCGGTGAGATGCCCGCCTCAGATGACAGTTTTATTCTCTCCAACACCCAGCTTGTGGATTACCGTGCAACCTCGGTCGAGCTGATGGTTTCCTCCGATTCAGATGAAGTGATACTCAGCCCTGAGCTGGCGGCTGGCCTTCTGGTCAGTGACGGCGAGCAGGTGCGGGTACTGGCAATATAG
- a CDS encoding aspartate aminotransferase family protein, whose amino-acid sequence MTDKMNLTRAQFDEVMVPNYAPAAVIPVRGEGSRVWDQQGTEYVDFAGGIAVNCLGHCHPALVGALKEQGEKLWHLSNTMTNEPALALATKLVEATFADRVYFANSGAEANEAALKLARRYAIEKFGEHKVEVIAFDKAFHGRTFFTVSVGGQAAYSDGFGPKPAAITHLPFNDIAALEAAVSDNTCAIMLEPLQGEGGIINGDPEFLRAVRRLADKHNALVIFDEVQTGVGRTGDLYAYMGTEIVPDILTTAKALGGGFPIAAMLTTADIASHLKVGTHGSTYGGNPLACAIGNAVMDVVNTPEVLDGVKHREQLFRDGLAQINEKYHVFSEIRGKGLLLGAVLNEQFAGRSRDFLNASVAEGLLTLMAGANVVRFTPSLVIPEADIVEGLARFERAVAKVAG is encoded by the coding sequence ATGACTGACAAGATGAATCTGACACGTGCCCAATTTGATGAAGTAATGGTGCCTAACTATGCACCAGCTGCGGTTATCCCTGTCCGCGGTGAAGGCAGCCGTGTCTGGGATCAGCAAGGTACCGAGTATGTGGACTTTGCCGGTGGCATCGCGGTGAACTGTCTTGGTCATTGTCATCCCGCCCTCGTTGGCGCACTGAAAGAGCAGGGCGAGAAACTCTGGCACCTGTCCAACACCATGACCAACGAGCCAGCGCTGGCACTGGCTACCAAACTGGTTGAAGCAACCTTTGCCGACCGGGTGTATTTTGCCAACTCAGGCGCCGAGGCCAACGAAGCGGCACTCAAGCTTGCACGCCGCTATGCAATCGAAAAGTTCGGTGAACACAAGGTTGAAGTGATTGCGTTCGACAAGGCTTTCCACGGTCGTACTTTCTTCACCGTGTCTGTGGGTGGCCAGGCCGCTTACTCAGACGGTTTCGGTCCAAAGCCTGCCGCTATTACCCATTTGCCATTCAATGATATCGCTGCGCTGGAAGCGGCTGTGTCCGACAATACCTGCGCCATCATGCTCGAGCCACTGCAGGGCGAGGGCGGTATCATCAACGGCGACCCTGAATTCCTGCGTGCCGTTCGTCGATTGGCCGACAAGCACAATGCGCTGGTGATCTTCGACGAAGTCCAAACCGGCGTAGGCCGTACCGGCGACCTCTATGCCTATATGGGCACCGAAATCGTGCCGGATATCCTGACCACCGCCAAGGCGTTGGGCGGTGGTTTCCCCATCGCAGCCATGCTGACCACTGCCGACATCGCCTCACACCTCAAGGTGGGCACCCATGGTTCCACCTACGGTGGCAACCCGCTGGCCTGTGCCATTGGTAACGCTGTGATGGACGTTGTTAATACCCCTGAAGTGCTTGACGGCGTGAAGCATCGCGAGCAGCTGTTCCGCGATGGTCTGGCCCAAATTAATGAAAAGTATCATGTATTCTCCGAAATCCGTGGCAAGGGTCTGCTGCTTGGCGCCGTACTCAACGAGCAGTTTGCCGGCCGTAGCCGCGATTTCCTTAATGCCTCTGTTGCCGAGGGGCTGTTGACTCTGATGGCCGGTGCCAACGTAGTCCGCTTTACTCCATCTCTGGTAATTCCTGAGGCAGATATTGTCGAAGGTCTGGCCCGTTTCGAACGTGCCGTTGCCAAGGTAGCCGGCTGA
- a CDS encoding alpha/beta hydrolase, whose protein sequence is MASWQAKVLNSVLSYIAKPGMHARGARLSLADIRRRLEALDSRYLSWPKGLISDNLPLSHSALIHNHLESAAAQRPRLAIFYVRGGGFCFKTPNAHGRFIADLCRELDADAYVPDYRLAPEHPFPAPLEDVLDGYQQFLSLWSDPFVVMGDSAGGNLAMALLLQVKDMGLRLPECAVLLSPALDLGITGDSERLLSADDPFFSIDSLLRLRGAYLQGANPMDVRASPLHGDLRGLPSMLLLAGTRELLLEDSQRLAQRLKEAGTHVEHHFLAHMPHVFPLFEMLPEAREARELILEFIRRRLM, encoded by the coding sequence ATGGCTAGTTGGCAGGCAAAGGTGCTTAACAGTGTGCTTTCTTACATTGCCAAACCCGGAATGCACGCCCGGGGCGCCCGTTTGTCACTGGCCGATATTCGCAGGCGGCTTGAAGCCCTGGACAGCCGCTATCTTAGCTGGCCCAAAGGGCTTATCAGTGACAATTTGCCCCTCTCCCACAGCGCCTTAATCCATAATCATCTGGAATCCGCTGCGGCACAACGCCCCCGGCTCGCCATCTTTTACGTGCGTGGAGGGGGATTTTGTTTTAAAACCCCCAACGCCCATGGCCGCTTTATCGCAGATCTGTGTCGTGAGCTGGATGCCGATGCCTATGTCCCCGATTATCGGCTGGCACCAGAACACCCGTTTCCTGCCCCCCTGGAAGATGTGCTGGACGGGTATCAGCAATTTCTGTCGCTTTGGTCAGACCCCTTTGTGGTGATGGGTGACAGCGCCGGTGGTAATCTTGCCATGGCTTTGCTGCTGCAAGTCAAAGATATGGGGCTCAGATTGCCCGAATGTGCGGTGCTGCTCAGCCCCGCGCTGGACCTTGGGATCACAGGTGACAGTGAACGGCTGCTCAGTGCAGACGATCCCTTCTTCAGTATCGACTCCCTGCTCAGGCTTAGGGGGGCCTATCTTCAGGGCGCCAATCCCATGGATGTCCGGGCAAGTCCATTGCATGGTGATTTACGGGGCCTTCCGTCCATGCTGCTGCTTGCGGGCACGCGGGAGCTCCTTTTGGAGGATTCACAGCGCCTTGCACAAAGGCTGAAGGAAGCGGGAACCCATGTGGAACATCACTTTCTGGCGCACATGCCCCATGTGTTTCCGCTGTTTGAAATGCTGCCCGAAGCCAGGGAAGCGAGGGAACTCATCCTCGAATTTATCCGGCGGCGCCTGATGTGA
- a CDS encoding HDOD domain-containing protein → MAIGATGGVKPGSILALERRLYRQLIVGKQKMPRIQDELDRELESVVFKLDIERAAVFERIERQQKAREVFEAVSKQLTDTIMDEIKLTLGDMDRLLQRSSLTETQLALFEQLCKANPELGRIRLLMSGIGWLSRDLTNVVNSTAFRQRHPQRADVRVTDIKLVLNFIGVENLRQLVPYYSMRNWLPSGHSCLLWPNRKLWQYALACATAAKALAKLHESNETLAFISAFLEQFGITMVLGTASAIYEKNWGNWLREASASRDKELYDAVMATEFPAEKVLEEVLLHSSRLAWEIPARLNFADHALTLNLKALDESLTVTDMPMDAQILAKATCFVRVMTLEESNLLEPQEAREMYRYYGLSEQEILRLKAQNYRRMELF, encoded by the coding sequence GTGGCTATTGGCGCAACGGGCGGAGTTAAGCCCGGCAGTATTCTGGCATTGGAGCGGCGTTTATACCGGCAGTTGATTGTCGGTAAGCAGAAAATGCCCAGAATTCAGGATGAGTTGGATCGGGAACTCGAATCCGTTGTCTTCAAGCTGGATATCGAGCGTGCCGCCGTTTTTGAGCGCATCGAGCGGCAGCAAAAGGCCCGTGAAGTGTTCGAAGCCGTATCCAAACAGCTCACCGATACCATCATGGATGAGATAAAGCTGACACTCGGCGATATGGACAGATTGCTGCAGCGTTCCAGTCTGACCGAGACTCAGCTCGCGCTGTTTGAACAACTCTGCAAAGCTAACCCGGAACTTGGCCGTATTCGCCTGCTCATGAGCGGTATTGGCTGGTTATCCCGTGACTTGACCAATGTGGTCAACAGCACCGCATTTCGCCAGCGTCATCCCCAGCGCGCCGATGTACGGGTGACCGATATCAAGCTGGTGCTCAACTTTATCGGGGTGGAAAACCTGCGTCAGTTGGTGCCTTATTACAGCATGCGCAACTGGTTGCCCTCGGGCCATTCCTGTCTGCTGTGGCCCAATCGCAAGCTATGGCAATATGCGCTGGCCTGTGCCACTGCCGCCAAAGCCCTGGCCAAACTCCATGAATCCAATGAAACTCTGGCATTTATCAGCGCCTTCCTCGAGCAGTTTGGTATTACCATGGTGCTCGGTACTGCATCTGCCATTTATGAAAAAAATTGGGGCAATTGGCTCCGGGAGGCCAGTGCCAGTCGGGACAAGGAACTCTATGATGCGGTCATGGCCACCGAGTTTCCCGCGGAAAAGGTACTGGAAGAGGTGCTGCTCCATTCCAGCAGGCTCGCCTGGGAAATTCCGGCCAGGCTGAACTTTGCCGACCATGCTCTGACGCTGAATCTCAAGGCGTTGGATGAATCCCTCACTGTCACCGATATGCCCATGGATGCCCAAATTCTGGCCAAGGCCACGTGTTTCGTCAGGGTGATGACGCTGGAAGAGAGCAATTTGCTCGAACCCCAGGAGGCTCGGGAAATGTACCGTTACTATGGTCTCAGTGAGCAGGAAATACTGCGCTTGAAGGCGCAAAATTACCGCAGAATGGAACTCTTCTGA
- a CDS encoding S9 family peptidase, with product MNPVYRHFAVSALALAILSGCAATEHAATAPSAANQTPVSQVELATPPVASEHLTMKQIMANPDWMGIFARNPYWSDDAGSVLFERQPSASALKSYYVQALDGEARELSLGELHQVSQRSGVLDKAKKRKAYIYQGNLFVKELSTGEVAQLTRTNTPVDGVRFLDNGDLAFWQGNAVFRLHANGMVEQLADIRMSNAPKGVKAPEAYLAKEQAKLIQYVAAQHDKAKAREDYKKALAEADTTMTAQPWYLGESEVVVELSLSADGRYVLVSLQDKSYQGRSEHDIMPNYLGKDGYVDAVPARARVAEDNPPGQRLVLIDLKDKQKHDISIEGLQGFDEDVLAAVKADNAKARGESYQSEKAPRKVQLMQDWGWSQSAIQWSDDGKLLVMLEAVDNKDRWIASVNLDSGKLTTEHRLHDDAWVNYDYNQFGWLEDGRFFFLSEETGYSQLYIKAPGKAATALTSGQFVVSDVTLSPDGKHLYYKANKDHPGVYNVYRVALADGKDEQLTHWEGTLDYSLSPDGKRLLLTASSRIQPEELYVQEIGGELKRLTHYTSEVFAKYTWQAPNVVAVPSNHGAGVVYARVYLPEGYDAAKADKYPAVIFNHGAGYLQNAHFGFSGYFREFMFHNLLAQQGYVVMDMDYRGSKGYGRDWRTAIYRQMGHPEVEDLKDGVAWMVKNANVDSKRVGTYGGSYGGFLTFMALFREPELFQAGAALRPVTDWAHYNAPYTSNILNTPDVDPIAFERSSPIYHAEGLNKPLLIMSGVLDDNVFFQDSVRLVQRLIELEKPMFETAIYPVEPHGFREPSSWLDEYRRIYKLFEAELK from the coding sequence ATGAACCCGGTTTACCGTCACTTTGCTGTCAGTGCGTTGGCGCTGGCTATCCTGTCCGGCTGCGCTGCCACCGAACACGCCGCAACTGCTCCATCAGCTGCCAATCAGACACCTGTGTCACAAGTGGAGCTGGCAACACCGCCTGTTGCCTCCGAACACCTGACCATGAAGCAAATTATGGCCAATCCAGACTGGATGGGCATATTCGCCCGCAATCCATACTGGAGCGATGACGCCGGCAGCGTACTGTTTGAGCGTCAGCCAAGTGCATCGGCGCTTAAGTCCTACTATGTTCAGGCGCTGGATGGTGAAGCCCGTGAGTTGTCTTTGGGCGAGTTACATCAGGTCTCCCAGCGCAGTGGTGTGCTGGATAAGGCGAAAAAGCGCAAGGCCTACATCTATCAGGGCAACCTCTTCGTTAAAGAGCTGTCCACCGGTGAAGTCGCACAGCTGACCCGTACCAATACCCCAGTGGATGGTGTGCGTTTCTTGGATAATGGTGACCTGGCCTTCTGGCAGGGGAACGCCGTATTCCGCCTGCATGCCAACGGCATGGTAGAGCAGCTTGCCGATATCCGAATGAGCAATGCGCCCAAGGGCGTTAAGGCCCCAGAGGCCTATTTGGCTAAAGAGCAGGCAAAGCTCATCCAGTATGTTGCTGCCCAGCATGACAAAGCCAAAGCCCGCGAGGACTATAAAAAGGCGCTGGCTGAAGCCGATACCACCATGACGGCACAGCCCTGGTATTTGGGGGAGAGTGAGGTTGTCGTCGAACTGTCTCTGTCAGCCGATGGTCGTTATGTGCTCGTCAGCCTTCAGGATAAGAGTTATCAGGGCCGCAGTGAGCACGACATCATGCCCAACTATCTGGGTAAGGATGGCTATGTGGATGCGGTGCCTGCCCGCGCGCGGGTAGCGGAAGATAATCCACCGGGTCAGCGTCTGGTATTGATTGATCTTAAAGACAAACAAAAGCATGACATCAGTATCGAAGGTCTGCAGGGCTTTGATGAGGATGTGCTCGCCGCGGTGAAGGCCGACAACGCCAAAGCCCGGGGCGAAAGCTATCAAAGCGAGAAAGCGCCCCGCAAAGTGCAGCTGATGCAGGATTGGGGCTGGAGCCAGAGTGCCATCCAGTGGAGTGATGATGGCAAGCTGCTGGTTATGCTCGAAGCGGTGGATAATAAAGACCGCTGGATTGCATCTGTGAATCTGGACTCCGGCAAGCTAACCACAGAGCATCGTCTCCATGACGACGCCTGGGTGAACTACGACTACAACCAGTTTGGTTGGCTCGAAGATGGGCGTTTCTTTTTCCTGTCAGAAGAGACTGGCTATTCCCAGCTGTACATCAAGGCGCCGGGCAAGGCTGCAACGGCACTGACATCGGGTCAATTCGTGGTCAGTGATGTCACCTTAAGCCCCGATGGCAAGCATCTGTATTACAAGGCCAATAAAGATCATCCCGGCGTTTACAATGTGTACCGCGTCGCTCTGGCCGATGGCAAAGACGAGCAATTGACCCATTGGGAAGGCACGCTGGATTACAGTTTGAGCCCGGATGGTAAACGCTTGCTGCTGACTGCCTCCAGCCGTATTCAGCCTGAAGAGCTTTATGTGCAGGAGATTGGTGGCGAACTCAAGCGCCTGACCCACTACACCTCAGAGGTCTTTGCCAAGTATACCTGGCAAGCGCCCAACGTGGTGGCCGTGCCGTCCAATCATGGTGCCGGTGTTGTTTACGCCAGAGTGTATCTGCCCGAGGGGTACGATGCTGCCAAGGCAGACAAGTATCCAGCGGTGATTTTTAACCATGGTGCCGGGTATCTGCAAAACGCGCACTTTGGTTTCTCCGGCTATTTCCGCGAGTTTATGTTCCACAACCTGCTGGCCCAGCAAGGTTATGTGGTGATGGACATGGACTATCGTGGCTCCAAGGGGTATGGCCGTGACTGGCGCACCGCCATCTATCGTCAGATGGGTCACCCTGAGGTGGAGGATCTCAAAGACGGCGTGGCCTGGATGGTGAAAAATGCCAATGTGGACAGCAAACGTGTGGGCACTTACGGCGGATCCTATGGTGGCTTCCTCACCTTTATGGCGTTGTTCCGCGAGCCTGAGCTCTTCCAGGCTGGTGCAGCGCTGCGTCCGGTAACCGACTGGGCACATTATAATGCGCCTTATACCTCCAACATCCTCAATACACCGGATGTGGACCCCATTGCCTTTGAACGCAGCTCACCCATCTATCATGCCGAGGGGCTGAACAAACCGCTGCTTATCATGAGCGGTGTGCTGGATGATAACGTGTTCTTCCAGGACAGTGTGCGCCTGGTACAGCGTTTGATTGAGCTTGAAAAGCCCATGTTCGAAACCGCTATCTACCCGGTGGAGCCCCATGGTTTCCGAGAGCCGTCCAGTTGGCTCGATGAATACCGCCGCATTTATAAGCTGTTTGAAGCCGAGCTCAAGTAA